Proteins co-encoded in one Zalophus californianus isolate mZalCal1 chromosome 9, mZalCal1.pri.v2, whole genome shotgun sequence genomic window:
- the MPST gene encoding 3-mercaptopyruvate sulfurtransferase isoform X1, with protein sequence MTDPGSPEPETRACSPSVATAATMAPQQLFRALVPAQWVAEVLRAPRAGQPLQLLDASWYLPKLGRDARREFEERHIPGAAFFDIDQCSDRTSPYDHMLPSAAHFAEYAGRLGVGAATHVVVYDASDQGLYAAPRVWWMFRAFGHRAVSLLDGGLRHWLRLGLPLSSGKSRPEPAEFRAALDPTFIKTYEDIKENLESRRFQVVDARAAGRFRGTEAEPRDGIEPGHIPGTVNIPFTDFLTKEGLEKSPEEIHRLFQDKKVDLSQPLVATCGSGVTACHVALGAYLCGKPNVAIYDGSWVEWYMRAQPEEVISEGRGKTH encoded by the exons ATGACCGATCCCGGAAGCCCGGAGCCCGAGACCCGG GCCTGCAGCCCCAGTGTCGCCACCGCCGCCACCATGGCCCCACAGCAGCTCTTCCGCGCGCTCGTGCCGGCGCAGTGGGTGGCTGAGGTACTGCGGGCCCCGCGCGCAGGGCAGCCCCTGCAGCTGCTCGATGCCTCCTGGTACCTGCCCAAGCTGGGCCGCGACGCGCGCCGCGAGTTCGAGGAGCGCCACATCCCGGGCGCCGCCTTCTTTGACATCGACCAGTGCAGCGACCGCACGTCGCCCTACGACCACATGCTGCCCAGCGCTGCGCACTTCGCGGAGTACGCGGGCCGCCTGGGCGTGGGCGCCGCCACCCACGTCGTGGTCTACGACGCCAGCGACCAGGGCCTCTACGCGGCGCCGCGCGTCTGGTGGATGTTCCGCGCCTTCGGCCACCGGGCCGTGTCACTGCTCGACGGCGGCCTCCGCCACTGGCTGCGCCTGGGCCTCCCGCTGAGCTCGGGCAAAAGCCGCCCGGAGCCCGCCGAGTTTCGCGCCGCGCTGGACCCCACCTTCATCAAGACCTACGAGGACATCAAGGAGAACCTCGAATCCCGGCGCTTCCAGGTGGTGGACGCCCGCGCCGCCGGCCGGTTCCGGGGCACCGAGGCGGAGCCCCGAGACG GCATCGAACCCGGCCACATCCCCGGCACGGTGAACATCCCCTTCACGGACTTCCTGACCAAGGAGGGCCTGGAGAAGAGCCCTGAGGAGATCCACCGTCTGTTCCAGGACAAGAAGGTGGACTTGTCCCAGCCGCTGGTGGCCACGTGTGGCTCTGGTGTCACAGCCTGCCATGTGGCACTGGGGGCCTACCTCTGCGGCAAGCCCAACGTGGCCATCTACGACGGCTCCTGGGTGGAGTGGTACATGCGCGCCCAGCCGGAGGAAGTCATCTCCGAGGGCCGGGGGAAGACCCACTGA
- the MPST gene encoding 3-mercaptopyruvate sulfurtransferase isoform X2 gives MAPQQLFRALVPAQWVAEVLRAPRAGQPLQLLDASWYLPKLGRDARREFEERHIPGAAFFDIDQCSDRTSPYDHMLPSAAHFAEYAGRLGVGAATHVVVYDASDQGLYAAPRVWWMFRAFGHRAVSLLDGGLRHWLRLGLPLSSGKSRPEPAEFRAALDPTFIKTYEDIKENLESRRFQVVDARAAGRFRGTEAEPRDGIEPGHIPGTVNIPFTDFLTKEGLEKSPEEIHRLFQDKKVDLSQPLVATCGSGVTACHVALGAYLCGKPNVAIYDGSWVEWYMRAQPEEVISEGRGKTH, from the exons ATGGCCCCACAGCAGCTCTTCCGCGCGCTCGTGCCGGCGCAGTGGGTGGCTGAGGTACTGCGGGCCCCGCGCGCAGGGCAGCCCCTGCAGCTGCTCGATGCCTCCTGGTACCTGCCCAAGCTGGGCCGCGACGCGCGCCGCGAGTTCGAGGAGCGCCACATCCCGGGCGCCGCCTTCTTTGACATCGACCAGTGCAGCGACCGCACGTCGCCCTACGACCACATGCTGCCCAGCGCTGCGCACTTCGCGGAGTACGCGGGCCGCCTGGGCGTGGGCGCCGCCACCCACGTCGTGGTCTACGACGCCAGCGACCAGGGCCTCTACGCGGCGCCGCGCGTCTGGTGGATGTTCCGCGCCTTCGGCCACCGGGCCGTGTCACTGCTCGACGGCGGCCTCCGCCACTGGCTGCGCCTGGGCCTCCCGCTGAGCTCGGGCAAAAGCCGCCCGGAGCCCGCCGAGTTTCGCGCCGCGCTGGACCCCACCTTCATCAAGACCTACGAGGACATCAAGGAGAACCTCGAATCCCGGCGCTTCCAGGTGGTGGACGCCCGCGCCGCCGGCCGGTTCCGGGGCACCGAGGCGGAGCCCCGAGACG GCATCGAACCCGGCCACATCCCCGGCACGGTGAACATCCCCTTCACGGACTTCCTGACCAAGGAGGGCCTGGAGAAGAGCCCTGAGGAGATCCACCGTCTGTTCCAGGACAAGAAGGTGGACTTGTCCCAGCCGCTGGTGGCCACGTGTGGCTCTGGTGTCACAGCCTGCCATGTGGCACTGGGGGCCTACCTCTGCGGCAAGCCCAACGTGGCCATCTACGACGGCTCCTGGGTGGAGTGGTACATGCGCGCCCAGCCGGAGGAAGTCATCTCCGAGGGCCGGGGGAAGACCCACTGA
- the TST gene encoding thiosulfate sulfurtransferase isoform X2 → MVRAGRGGVGSGFEPANFSSGQGREPGRRRGRVMRRAETMVHQVLYRALVSTKWLAESVRAGKLGPGLRVLDASWYSPGTREARKEYLERHVPGASFFDIEECRNTALPYEMMLPSEAHFADYVGRLGISNQTHVVVYDGDNLGCFYAPRVWWMFRVFGHRTVSVLNGGFRNWLKEGHPVTSEPSRPEPAVFKATLDRSLLKTYEQVLENLESKRFQLVDSRSQGRYLGTEPEPDAVGLDPGHIRGSVNMPFMDFLTADGFEKSPEELRAMFEAKKVNLAQPLIAMCRKGVTACHIALAAYLCGKPDVAVYDGSWSEWFRRAPPETRVSQWKREKA, encoded by the exons ATGGTGCGGGCCGGCCGGGGAGGTGTGGGCTCGGGGTTTGAACCCGCCAACTTCTCCAGCGGTCAGGGGCGAGAGCCAGGGCGCCGGCGAGGGCGA GTGATGCGCAGAGCTGAAACCATGGTTCATCAGGTGCTCTACCGGGCGCTGGTCTCCACCAAGTGGCTGGCGGAGTCGGTTCGGGCTGGCAAGCTGGGGCCAGGCCTGCGGGTGCTGGACGCGTCCTGGTACTCGCCGGGCACCCGCGAGGCCCGCAAGGAGTACCTAGAGCGGCATGTGCCCGGCGCCTCCTTCTTTGACATAGAGGAGTGCCGCAACACGGCGTTGCCCTACGAGATGATGCTGCCCAGCGAGGCCCACTTCGCCGACTACGTGGGCCGCCTGGGCATCAGCAACCAGACGCACGTGGTGGTGTACGACGGTGACAACCTGGGCTGCTTCTATGCGCCCCGGGTCTGGTGGATGTTCCGTGTGTTTGGCCACCGCACCGTGTCAGTGCTCAATGGCGGCTTCCGGAACTGGCTGAAGGAGGGCCACCCGGTGACATCTGAGCCCTCACGCCCAGAGCCGGCCGTCTTCAAAGCCACACTGGACCGCTCCCTGCTCAAGACCTACGAGCAGGTGCTGGAGAACCTCGAGTCTAAGAGGTTCCAGCTGGTGGATTCACGGTCCCAAGGACGGTACCTGGGCACTGAGCCAGAGCCAGATGCAGTAG GACTGGACCCGGGCCACATCCGAGGCTCAGTCAACATGCCGTTCATGGACTTCTTGACCGCGGACGGCTTCGAGAAGAGCCCAGAGGAGCTGCGTGCTATGTTCGAGGCCAAGAAGGTGAACCTAGCACAGCCCCTCATTGCCATGTGCCGGAAGGGAGTCACCGCCTGCCACATCGCCCTGGCCGCCTACCTCTGCGGCAAGCCGGATGTGGCCGTCTATGATGGCTCCTGGTCTGAGTGGTTCCGCCGGGCACCCCCGGAGACCCGTGTGTCCCAGTGGAAGCGCGAGAAGGCCTGA
- the TST gene encoding thiosulfate sulfurtransferase isoform X1, whose protein sequence is MVRAGRGGVGSGFEPANFSSGQGREPGRRRGRDPEDEHCRAPGPGRPPRQLPLLGPSEVMRRAETMVHQVLYRALVSTKWLAESVRAGKLGPGLRVLDASWYSPGTREARKEYLERHVPGASFFDIEECRNTALPYEMMLPSEAHFADYVGRLGISNQTHVVVYDGDNLGCFYAPRVWWMFRVFGHRTVSVLNGGFRNWLKEGHPVTSEPSRPEPAVFKATLDRSLLKTYEQVLENLESKRFQLVDSRSQGRYLGTEPEPDAVGLDPGHIRGSVNMPFMDFLTADGFEKSPEELRAMFEAKKVNLAQPLIAMCRKGVTACHIALAAYLCGKPDVAVYDGSWSEWFRRAPPETRVSQWKREKA, encoded by the exons ATGGTGCGGGCCGGCCGGGGAGGTGTGGGCTCGGGGTTTGAACCCGCCAACTTCTCCAGCGGTCAGGGGCGAGAGCCAGGGCGCCGGCGAGGGCGA GATCCCGAGGACGAGCACTGTAGAGCTCCCGGGCCCGGGCGCCCTCCCCGCCAGCTCCCCCTTCTGGGGCCCTCGGAG GTGATGCGCAGAGCTGAAACCATGGTTCATCAGGTGCTCTACCGGGCGCTGGTCTCCACCAAGTGGCTGGCGGAGTCGGTTCGGGCTGGCAAGCTGGGGCCAGGCCTGCGGGTGCTGGACGCGTCCTGGTACTCGCCGGGCACCCGCGAGGCCCGCAAGGAGTACCTAGAGCGGCATGTGCCCGGCGCCTCCTTCTTTGACATAGAGGAGTGCCGCAACACGGCGTTGCCCTACGAGATGATGCTGCCCAGCGAGGCCCACTTCGCCGACTACGTGGGCCGCCTGGGCATCAGCAACCAGACGCACGTGGTGGTGTACGACGGTGACAACCTGGGCTGCTTCTATGCGCCCCGGGTCTGGTGGATGTTCCGTGTGTTTGGCCACCGCACCGTGTCAGTGCTCAATGGCGGCTTCCGGAACTGGCTGAAGGAGGGCCACCCGGTGACATCTGAGCCCTCACGCCCAGAGCCGGCCGTCTTCAAAGCCACACTGGACCGCTCCCTGCTCAAGACCTACGAGCAGGTGCTGGAGAACCTCGAGTCTAAGAGGTTCCAGCTGGTGGATTCACGGTCCCAAGGACGGTACCTGGGCACTGAGCCAGAGCCAGATGCAGTAG GACTGGACCCGGGCCACATCCGAGGCTCAGTCAACATGCCGTTCATGGACTTCTTGACCGCGGACGGCTTCGAGAAGAGCCCAGAGGAGCTGCGTGCTATGTTCGAGGCCAAGAAGGTGAACCTAGCACAGCCCCTCATTGCCATGTGCCGGAAGGGAGTCACCGCCTGCCACATCGCCCTGGCCGCCTACCTCTGCGGCAAGCCGGATGTGGCCGTCTATGATGGCTCCTGGTCTGAGTGGTTCCGCCGGGCACCCCCGGAGACCCGTGTGTCCCAGTGGAAGCGCGAGAAGGCCTGA
- the TST gene encoding thiosulfate sulfurtransferase isoform X3, which yields MRRAETMVHQVLYRALVSTKWLAESVRAGKLGPGLRVLDASWYSPGTREARKEYLERHVPGASFFDIEECRNTALPYEMMLPSEAHFADYVGRLGISNQTHVVVYDGDNLGCFYAPRVWWMFRVFGHRTVSVLNGGFRNWLKEGHPVTSEPSRPEPAVFKATLDRSLLKTYEQVLENLESKRFQLVDSRSQGRYLGTEPEPDAVGLDPGHIRGSVNMPFMDFLTADGFEKSPEELRAMFEAKKVNLAQPLIAMCRKGVTACHIALAAYLCGKPDVAVYDGSWSEWFRRAPPETRVSQWKREKA from the exons ATGCGCAGAGCTGAAACCATGGTTCATCAGGTGCTCTACCGGGCGCTGGTCTCCACCAAGTGGCTGGCGGAGTCGGTTCGGGCTGGCAAGCTGGGGCCAGGCCTGCGGGTGCTGGACGCGTCCTGGTACTCGCCGGGCACCCGCGAGGCCCGCAAGGAGTACCTAGAGCGGCATGTGCCCGGCGCCTCCTTCTTTGACATAGAGGAGTGCCGCAACACGGCGTTGCCCTACGAGATGATGCTGCCCAGCGAGGCCCACTTCGCCGACTACGTGGGCCGCCTGGGCATCAGCAACCAGACGCACGTGGTGGTGTACGACGGTGACAACCTGGGCTGCTTCTATGCGCCCCGGGTCTGGTGGATGTTCCGTGTGTTTGGCCACCGCACCGTGTCAGTGCTCAATGGCGGCTTCCGGAACTGGCTGAAGGAGGGCCACCCGGTGACATCTGAGCCCTCACGCCCAGAGCCGGCCGTCTTCAAAGCCACACTGGACCGCTCCCTGCTCAAGACCTACGAGCAGGTGCTGGAGAACCTCGAGTCTAAGAGGTTCCAGCTGGTGGATTCACGGTCCCAAGGACGGTACCTGGGCACTGAGCCAGAGCCAGATGCAGTAG GACTGGACCCGGGCCACATCCGAGGCTCAGTCAACATGCCGTTCATGGACTTCTTGACCGCGGACGGCTTCGAGAAGAGCCCAGAGGAGCTGCGTGCTATGTTCGAGGCCAAGAAGGTGAACCTAGCACAGCCCCTCATTGCCATGTGCCGGAAGGGAGTCACCGCCTGCCACATCGCCCTGGCCGCCTACCTCTGCGGCAAGCCGGATGTGGCCGTCTATGATGGCTCCTGGTCTGAGTGGTTCCGCCGGGCACCCCCGGAGACCCGTGTGTCCCAGTGGAAGCGCGAGAAGGCCTGA